The Pseudorasbora parva isolate DD20220531a chromosome 19, ASM2467924v1, whole genome shotgun sequence genomic sequence gaatgagtacagaatctcttgatcaaaacacaggtgaagaagaTGCAAAAAAGCAAGCGATCGTAAGCAGATGtgtatgtaaaataatgtgatcatcaacattaaacgtcatataaattaaaactgcctaatgtttctgaataaaatgttgacctagaacaaactaggactgtgcaagcattagggatTTTAATGGACTCGATCTCCATTTGAATCATCATTCTGAATCTGATGCGGATGCAGTTTTTgacaaaaacgtgattttctcagctttttttgtgcatttttaaatgaaactcATTCATATTTAAGTGGTgattaaaaagaaataaatgcaGGTAGattaaaaaggtttttttaagCAAAGGGATCTGCTATTCTTTTGATACATTTCATGCTCAGATATccaaacaacaaaatattctatgggccatttcatttttgtgaaaattataaaGAAAACCTGGTGGTGGTTTAAATGAGcataaacataaaaacaaactataaaattgaacattaagtttatgtaatttatgcattcgtttttgtttttcagtctgcttaaaaaaaaaaaaaaaatatgactttcttATTCTGCGTTTGCCATAGTAGACACAAAAACACGATGCTCTCGTTGTGTGATGGCGACATCATGTGGACAACGTGAATGTCACCTCTGATCGATTGGAACTCATGAGGTCTGAAGTAGCCTGCATATCAGTGATTCAGTGGGCATATCCATCCTAAACAGTATGCGACATAAAGattaaatactatttagggCGGATAGTAGGCCCTATGCGTATTGGGATGCAGGGTTACGTCCAACATCGTCTGCAACGCAGCATAAACCCAATGTGCATAAGCCCACGGATCCCAAAGGACCCAAAACTATGAAACCGAGTccaaatcatccaaaataatgttatataaaataacacaatGGGGATAAACAAACGTTCGTAGCACATAAAAACAACGTCTTACCTCTTTCAAGTGCGAAACAATTAGTTTACCTCCACTTCTAGTATGTGTTAACTAGAATAACGGTTATCAAAATGTTAAACAAATCGAAACTACCCTAATGTAAGCTTTTCTTGCATTAAGATACAGTACATTCATGTAGTCATAATTAATATACTGAATAACAAATAATTTGAAATATATACATGAGATTTtagaatgtttttgttgttgttgctactTCACTTTTTATGTCTATGATCAGTGGGAGGAAAATGAGTGAATACAAAAGAGAGAGGACACAGTGCCCTCTAGTGACAGTTATAGACATCAATGAGCAGAACCGACATTTTTATTTCTccgcatttatttttatttgataataaaacaataaaaaaacattaatgggTAGTCACTAATCTAGCAGCTTTCACCCTTGTAAGACCATTACCTAAAAGCCAAAAATCtatcaaataaaattaaaaaaactttgTGAAACAGGTGCATGGTGATAAACACCACATTAGAACATAAAAGTGCACATTTCAATAAcatgaaacaaacaaaacactgtAAATTTCCAATTAAACAAGTGCTCAGTGCTCTAGTTTGCAGTGCTCTCCGGCTGCTCAAATGTTTCCCAATCATTCAGTTCATAGTCTGACATGACAGATGACTTAAATACAGGCCACTCTTCTTTTTTATCATAGAAAACAGAGATTCATATCAGCAGCACTTTCTGAAACCAGTTTATCCGTGTATAGCCAAGCCTCAATTCCTTCATCCTCTTACTGAATCAAAAGCTACAATTTTCTGAAGAATTTATCTTCTAAAAAAGATACAATCCGAGACATAGAACAAGAGAGTTGGTGAGGTGGGTGATTTAACCTTTCCTACACATTCTGTCTGCCATCATCTATACATCAGGCTCAAATGCCACCCTTCAAAACCAGCAGGCATTTAGGGAAATATCTATTTGCCCTAAGCAGCGACAGAACACCATTGATCCCAAATCAATAGATTTTATACCCTGGAAAACCCTCAGCTCAAAAAACTATGTCAAATGTAGAAACTTAGTTCTAATTCATAGTGATCGAAACATACATGTGACTGTAGATTTTCCAGTTCACTcaggtttaatggtttatttcTTCCTGCATGTGCACTGCGAAGTGAAATTGAGGTCAAAGGTTATGTACAATCAGCACCATCGGTACAGGAACATATTGATTGTACAGGACAATTCGGGGAGTTAGTGTGGAGAGTAAAATAGACAGATCAGCATGAATAAAAAGTGTATGGCTGAGTAAAcgtgtatgattttttttttttttttttgggggggggggggggggtgtgtcTTAGTGGCTTTTGTACATATGTGGTTTAGGATCACAATGACTTTCAATGTATGAAAAGCTAAAATATTCTTGTAATATATATCTTGTAAAGTTATACAGGGTTGGAACGAGGGTGATCAAATGAAGACAGAATACATTTGTGGTGAATTATTACTTtaaattagtgtgtgtgtgtgtgtgtgtgtgtgtgtgtgtgtgtgtgtgtgtgtgtgtgtgtgtgtgtgtgtgtgtgtgtgtgtgtgtgtgtgtgtgtgtgtgtgtgtgtgtgtgtgtgtgtgtgtgtgtgtgtacaagtTATGATTTCTAAGTTAGTAAGTTAGTGCCCTATCTATTGATTGTGTGATTCATTATAATGCATAACTTATTTGAGACTTGTTTGCTTAGGTAGTTTAGGACCCAGTAGCATTTCATCCCCTTGAGGTCCAGGCCCCTTCATTGCCATACTGGCCCCAACCATAGCAGGATAGCTCCGATTCCTCCTCATACCTTCGTTTAGTGGACTAAAGGGGGACCCTGCCCTTCGAAGACCACCAAGAGGACCTATAAGCGGGCTTGGCCTTGGAATCCCACCCCCTGTTGCCCCAGAAGCCCCAGGGCTTGCCAGCCCCAACCTTTTCAGCTTATCAACTAAATTGAGATTATACATACTGACATCAGTTTGGCTCTCACAGTCTTTAGCCTGATCCCCGGAAACCCCTGCTACCTCTTTCAAAATGGATCGTGCCGGCTTGGAAGCCAGAAAGTTTTCATACGATGGGCTTTTAAATGAGAAAGGCATGGAGGTGTCGGAATCAGAAACCACAGATCCTGGGCTGGGAGTGTGCCGTGTGGGGGAATTGGGTGGGGTAGTGGGGCGGTGGGGGTCGGGAGGGGGAGGAGGAAGAACTGAGGTGGAAAATAGAACTCCTCCACTTCCTCTGTCCCAGCTCTGAGGCTGGTACACTGCGGCAGAGATGCCCCTCTCCTGCAGGAGGCGCACCAGCCCCAAAGACGTGCTGAAGGTTTTCGTGGAGTCCCGCAGGTTGGTGAAGGATTGCGACTGGGACAGACTCATTCGACGAGGAGTACAGGGCGTGACGGCAGGCGTCGACCGCAGGCTGCTTGACATCACGCAGGACGAGGTTGGGACAGGATTTAAACTGAACAGAGAAGCAGAACATTATGTGCTGACTGACTGGTCACTTATTGTCTCAGTAACAGGACATTACATTACCTGGGGGTCACCCTTGTGAGTTCATCAGAGGGATGGAGGATTTTGCAGGTCGTGAAGGTATATGTTGAACTTGTGTGAGCCATGCATTTGCCTGGGAAATACACTGAAAAAGGCACAGAAGCTGAGTGcatagtcaagtcaagtcaactttatttatatagtgcttttacaatgacgattgtttcaaagcagcttcacagtgttaaacaggaaaatatggcaacaaatcattttattttgatatttagttgaaaaatcaaaatttttgtgtccccaaaataagcaagccaagccaaaggcgacagtggcaaggaaccaaaaagACATTAAGACATTGGAGGCGTAGCAacattcttatttatttttataaataaatataaataaatatgtaaaattatatattatattatatactcttaaaatatatattttttaaggttTACATGGCTACTTAAAAATACATGGATTTAAATTATTGATTTGAAAAATGTGTAATATTGTCATCTAATATGTTTAAGCCTAATTTATAGGAAATTATTTGCCTGAGATGCCTCAatcaatcaaataaataaataaataaataaataaataaataaataaataaatattttatatttaattacattaataAGCCTACTCACTCAGTCCTTATACAAAACTattgaatatatagtaatatatacaaatatgtagttttaaataattgtatttaaacaaataaaacaattatttaaaataaaatgtatatatttttgcttatttacatttaacaaatacatGGAagttatttgtaatttttacatttattagcTTAATATATGAAATCGCTTGCCTGGGATAATGGGAAAATATACAGTTTTGATTGATCaatcaatcattcattcaatcaattaatcaatcaatattttataatacatttaatttatttaatacatttaaattatgtacAAATAATTTTGTACAAGGACTAATTACtgcaaatatataataatttattttatttattatatattatttttttaataatttaatttacatttctgTTTACCAAATACatagatttaaaatatttaatatgagtttatttataaaaatctgGGACAATGGGCAAATGGTCTTGATTTATTCTTAAATAGATACACTTTATGCAGCATATTTCCACATCTGAATTCATACATACAAGAAAAAGTTTTCTTTGAAacaagtattttaaaaaaaaaagtttattattaCATAAATATCTTTGCGTTGCATGCAAGCTGTCTGTAGCACACATAAACATGTTGACTTACTTGAGAACTCTATAGAAGCGTGACCTGTGCTGAGACATGGCGACGGGGAGGCTGAGGAGGCAAGGCTATGGGCAGGAGGGACACTGCAAATAGATGTGGTTGTGGTGGGAAGGTTCTGGAAGTAATGCTCTCCAGGCTCGTCCTCCTCGTAGTCGGCATACTGATACACTTCCTCCAGGTCCAGCTCCAGGGGACGGTAGCCTTTCGGGACCACACCAGGTCGAGCATCCAGGATACCGCCCAGATTAGGCTGTGCTAACTGCTGCCAGTGCTGAAGGGTAGCTGAGCCTAGGAGTAAAACATGAGGGATGTTGAGATGGAGAACCGTGTGATTGCATAACCTAATGTGCACAGTGGCTACACATCAGCTTAGtgtgaaaacaaacacatattAACAATGTTACAATGCTGCAATGAAGTgataatgaaaaacaaaaaaatgaaggaAAGAAAGGAAGAGTATATGATGAGAGAATATGATGTCTTTATTGAAgaaatactaaataaaaagaACACATAATGAGAGAAAATAAAAGATGGAAAAAATACAAGAAAGTACAAGAAATACAGAAATAGAATAAAAAGGGATGAAGATTAACACAAGCAAACGTGCGTGTCTATTTTTTACTTATTGCCCAATAGGTGGCAGTGATAAAATTCCCCAAGAACTTTCACAACAAACTTAACTAAAACAATATTTCGAAATTAATACTATTTCACTACTTTAAGCAGTTTAAGTACTACACTATATTTAGACATACTAGAATATATACAGAAATGACTGACGGGACTCTTTTAAATAGCACATAGATGGTTTAGCATAAATCAAACACAAATAAAGTCCTGTCTCTTTGATTGCCTCATAGTAGAGCTTTTGTAGAATATATGAATATGGATAACAGTAACAGCATATGCAAAAGTAAATTGCATCAACCAAGTGATACAGAGGGTGTTTCCTTCAAAATgagcttttttttaattaaaaaggccacatttatcCATTTTCAAAACTTTGTCATAATCTGATCTTTAGTGTAAATGTACCCAGGAGCGGGACTCTCTGAAGTACGAGTGTTTGCGGGGATGCATTAGTGCCCACAGTGAATTGAAAAGCATCATAGTGGGTGGGCGTGGCCTGGAACGGTAATGCAGGAATGTCTTAGGATAGACATTTTGGGTATTTCGGTCACCTTCCAGAGGTTTGACAATCTGGAGCTTGTCGGGAAGATAAGGCCGACTGGCCCAAGCGCCCAGGGACATGATGCTCTCACTGTGCACAAGCCTGTTTGAATAATCTCCACAGTCCGCCGGGTCCCGATTACGCCTCCCCCGCTCCCCCTCGAAGAAGAGACGCTCGCTCAGACAGTTCTGCCTTCGTAGAGACAGTCGCCGCAGAGCGAGCTTGAGCTCCTCGGAGCCAGATCGCTTCTCAGAGGCGTCGACACTGCAGTCAGAGAACAAGGAAAGTCATTTGATTGAAAACATGGGAAAACATGGGACATTTTTTAGGAAACAGtggcatttgtttgttttaattataCGGATGCTGAACTTAGTCACAGTATTTAATAGCTTTACATCAGAAATATCAGCCTGCTTGCATTTCCCACTTCATCAGTTACATTTCAAATGTTATTTTGATGTTAAAACTTTGTGAATGACCCACAAACTCATTCAAGTGGGCCAGAGCCAGTGGCCTCTCAGACTATTTTAAGAGAATATATTAACCAGGGCTGGACTGGaaatctggcataccgggcattttCCCGGTGGGCCGACGTACTTTGGGGCCgatttttttgctgtttttttgtgtgccacTGACCTGTCATACAGGGACAGCgccccattggtttgtcttctgaattgagaGGCCAAAGtgagagagacctcccctccatattaggcgcttttttctatttatttatttatttattatttgagcgcatggaactgcaaatggcgaatatccgcacagcgcagCTGCTGATGAACGTATCCGAACGGCACTTTGACTTcgaattttgttttatacaatcgtatgatatgggaacattacaggttctgtgttgaatcagctgaaaacagcagCGAGCATGTATTCATGACGTGGTAAAGTGGAATAAAGCAATTcacacaaacgtttcactttagcaCAACCACAATTTACAATCCACAATTGCAGCTATTAACAGCAAATAttggtgttttggaagaaaaatatttattaaaattgttgctattattacttaaattaatattgcagaatataaatcactttttatagaggctgttttcatattttctacaggtgtttaaaaaaatgttttaattacaaatataatagtttattatgtatgttttatatatttagaaaccatatagccatataatgaggagcatggtttttacagtctatgtttttaccctgtgactacTACGATCttgcatttaaatgaaactggcctgtatacagtaaactacagtctataaaacagctttaaagtctggatcccatgaattaaggacaaagcttttttttcctctttaatagttttatgaactttttaatagaactaatgaaatgtaattaaattatatttcaatgaTAGCCTCATAAGAGATATAttcagtgtcttacttaaattatgtgttaactcttgaaaaatatgattgtttttaaCATGGTAGTTAAACCCAAATATgtgatagtttttttttcaccctgatgtcattccaaacctaaatgaatttatttctgtgtagcataaaataaaataatttaagtctgttttttttattcatacaatattcaaatggtagcctaaccaaaatggctcgattgccaacattcttcaaaacatcttttgtgtttcacagaagtcatgcaggtttgaaaTGAAAGGagagagtaaattatgacagcatttaaaagcagtaaatttactttactgcatctTAGCTCAAAAtaatcagtgctttactgtcaagtgtatctctgtgtgacaaaaaaaagcaatattaagtttatctgcatttgcagcaaattcgataatatctatcattatttgtaattgtcctatttttatttatttactccaatttaaggccccaaccccagcaaaaacatttacagggaactcatgggccggatgtgctGGGTTTGCCAGGgtcgaattttagccccagtccagccctggttttaacctacatttattttttccccagcaCAACAGTAACTGCATTGTAATTCACCTAAAGGTCAAAATGAAGTTATTGGCTTACAGCCTCTGTAAACACAGCCTCATAGACTCACGCAGCATCTGAGGAGCCGGTCTCCTGAAGAATGCTCTGTGTACGGTTGTCAGGAGCTGCAGTGTTGCTATTGCTGTCAGATAGGGGGGAGCTAAGGGAGGACAGCGTCTGATTGGACCCAGGGATGTTAGTAGCAGAATTAGCAGGAGAGCGCTGCCTGACGGACTGATTGATGTTCTTCACAGTCTCAAACACACGCTTATGACGGACCCTTGaggcaaaagcatgttttgTTACTGATTGCAAAGATGAATCGAGAGTTAGTGTAAAAGAgtaaattcaataaaaaaattctgattatgacaaagaaagaaaatgtgcTGTGTGAGGGGAAGGTTCAAACCTCTGATCTTCGTTGTCAGGATTCTCAAGACTCAATTCCTTCCTCATGGTTCCCTCAATTTCAGCAGCCAAGGAGTcctaaaacacacaaacacaccattTTTTTATAGAATTCTATAGagttatattgtttttatatacaGCTAGTTATAAAGACTAACCGAAAACTTTCCGCATTTTTTACTATGACTATAGAAATTTATTTACTTCATTTTTGTACCGTTTTTAAAAATGAAGACATCTGCAAAAGTATGTTTTGTCAGATTTAGCTCACCTTTGTGTACAATTTTACccctaaaatataattaaatacacacaaagaaaaagaaaaacaattatttataataaacaacattataaaaataattatttataataaacaataccatacttttttttttttttgtttggggCTTGTTCTCCAGTTTTAAAATTCCCCTTTCAATGCCAAAATGTCTTATAATCagggaaattttatttttatactaaTAGATTTTCAATTAATTTGGAATTTTATTTGGTATGTGTCATTACCAAACTAGTTAGAATTTGACAAtgttaattgtttttatttcttacTATATTATAACTTACCTAATGTAAATTCCAATACATATTTTAGGATTCTctaataaatagaaagttcaagtctCAAATAGATTTTTctgtaacaatgtaaaagtctttactgttacttttaatCAATTGAATGCATGCTTTCTGATTTCTTTAATAGTAGTGTGAATTGTACTGTTAGCTAACTTGTATCAGCAAGTCTTTTCCAGCTTTTGTCATAACACCAAATCCACTCCAGCAgacaataaaaaaagatatatttgTTTGTGATCTCCTAGTGCACTGGCCTTGCATGAGTTATATGTTTGTGTACCATAGGAAAAAGTCCCAGAGGGTGATAGCGTCGAGGAGTTCCTGCAGACACACTGCGGTTCCGTAGGTTCTTGAGCTCCTCTTGAGCCTCATGGAGCATTTCAATGCACTCTGAGTATTTCTCCTCCAGCTCCTGCAGCTGTGTGTGAGGAACCAACAATAGTCAATAACATTCACACAGAATAAGTGAATATATTATGAAGACATGCTTTTGTAAGATTAAGGATCCTATTTTAAAGATCTAAGCGCATAGTCTAAAGAGCATGGTCTCTTTAGCCACGCggtcaaaaaaagtgttgcccctattctcttaatgagtcatgggtgtgttttggccATAACGTGCAATAAAGCAATCAGAGTCTGATCTCCCATTCTCTTTAAAAGCTagttgcgcttgcaccatggcggattcgctatttacattttttaagtgAACACTTCTCCAAgcggaatccttttatttttaacttttaaaaatgtgtgcGCTGCTGCATGTCTCTGTGAGACATAAGCAAAGACtgttaaataacaaaaatattgtACATTctatttcagttgcctcaaaattgCAGTGCGGCAACAATGCACCTGTacacaccttgttttcagaccagaCCTTGGGCACACAAACAGGTCcaaatgcatttgctatttaaacaacgtgaagCAGGAAGTGAAAATGAATATTGCTttaggctgaaactagcaaaacacACTTGCCACATTACGCCGGgcgtatgatagggccctacaTACGTGAAATACTGATTTATTATGTTTGAAATAAAGTACCTCGGTTGTGAGCTGTTTCTGAGCATCTTTAGCTGCCGAAAGGTGCTGAGAAAGTTCTTCGTTCTCAATGGCAAACTTTCAaagacatacacaaacacatatacacatataaatCTCAGCACATATTTACCTCATAAATTGTATAATTTGTTCTCCAATAAAATGAATGATGCAAACAACTCTCACAGTTTTGGCTTTTTTCTGCAGGTCCACTATCTGAGAGAGTAAGTGTGTGATTTCCTCCTGTTGGCGAGATGCATCTTCTGTCTTTTTCGCCAGCTCTTCTGCTATACTGGAGATCTGGATGCTAGACTGTCCTGTTTGAAGAGAAAGGTAGACTTATTTTTGTTGTGTTAAAATATAGAGATCTAAACCTCCACTTAAGCCAACATTTCACTCACTTAGCTCTCTGACGCAGTCATTCACCAGCTGCTGTTCTTTCTCCTCATATGACTCTGTCTCAGACTTCAGATGACTCGCCTAAGGACCAGAAAGAGAGCCAATACTGTTTAAAGGTCAAGTGTTAAAATTATGTAAAAGTTTAAGCTATTTTATATTGTTCGCTGTAATTTTTAAGCAACCTTTAAgcaaatattttctaaatacccCAGATGAAATGAAATATAACCCTATAAGTGAATCATTATTATTGATCATGTGATGTTCACTTTAAGTTCAGAACAACACTGACTaaaggcccattcacaccaaggaTGATAACTATACAGATAACGATAAAGATATTGTTCTAAAAATCGTTCTCACAGATTCCAGATACAGATTCCAGAGTCCACACCATAGGTATAACGATAACGGCACACAGAAACAATATAGTTGGAATAATTTTAAGAGCAGTTTTATCCAGCTGATGAACAATAAAAAGATTGacaagccaatcagaatccatcctgcttttAAAGAGCATGAGCCTTTAAAGAGACAGTCAAGCATGCACTTAGAACAAACAGAACAATATCTTctgctggtgtggacactaaaatacactgaacaaaattataaatgcaACAATTTTCCCCccatttttcatgagctgaactcaaagatcttagactttttctatgtacacaaaaggcttatttctctcaaatattgttaacaaatctgtctaaatctgtgttagtgagcacttctcctttgcctTATAATCTATCCATCTCACTGGTGTGGCATATCAAGATGCTGATTAGACAGCATGATTATTGCCCAGGTGTGCCTTAGGCAGTGGGCAGGTCTAACGGACCTGTACAGGAAAGTAAGACGACCCCGCCCTACCATGAGTCATAGAGGCTAACCATGAGCAAGTGACAGTACCCCTCTATGCCCCCCAACTATGGATCAAATAGTAGATGTCAACTCGGCAGCAGGAGTTGGCAGCTGTTGTAGAGCAATGGAACATTTTCCTGGTTGGTCTACCTTTCTCGGTGGGCGGATGATCCTTAGCGGAACAATGGTCAGAGAGTATCAGGCCAAGTAAGTAGGCTACTGTGGCAAGTCATATACATATTCAGCGACCCAAGGGCTGTAATTGCTCGGCAGGACACAAGTGCAAGGCAGGTGTAGTCAAGTCACCATTCTGTCACCCTGCAGATGACACATTTGGCTGGCTTTCTCACTCTCCTCTCTGCCTATGCACCCACTCTTGATGCAACTCCTGAGGACAAGGATGCCATTTATGCACGTTAGCGAGGTCATTCATTCTGTCCCGGCCGGGGACGATCTGTCCACTGCTCACAACCTATGCTTACCAGGTTCCTTTTCATCTGGACCTATCAGATCCAAGGTTACCTGGATGCACCCCTGGTCTAAACACtcatatacactcacacacacacactcacactcacactcacactcacactcacactcacactcacactcacactcacactcacactcacacactcacacactcacacactcacactcacctaaaggattattaggagcaccagACTAATACTGtttttgaccccctttcgccatcagaactgccttaattctacgtggcattgatttaacaatgtgctgaaagcattctttagaaatgttagcccatattgataggatagcatcttgcagttgatggagatttgtgggatgcacatccagggcacgaagctcccattctaccacatcccaaagatgctctattgggttgagatctggtgactgcgggggccattttagtacagtgaactcattgtcatgttcaagaaaccaatttgaaacgattcaagctttgtaacatggtgcattatcctgctggaagtagccatcagaggatgggtacatggtggtcataaggGGATGGagatggtcagaaacaatgcccaattggcactaagggacctaaagtgtgccaagaaacattccccacaccattacaccaccaccaacaggctgcacagtggtaacaaggcatgatgtattcatgttctcattctgtt encodes the following:
- the trak1b gene encoding trafficking kinesin-binding protein 1 isoform X2, with product MTKTYNDIDAVTRLLEEKERDLELAARIGQSLLKKNRVLSEQNEYLGEQVGTIREEVAQLHHELNLKDELLQFYTNAAEESEDGSGSPTGQQGRAGVSARSGSSLDILQQKLRDLEEENLSLRSEASHLKSETESYEEKEQQLVNDCVRELRQSSIQISSIAEELAKKTEDASRQQEEITHLLSQIVDLQKKAKTFAIENEELSQHLSAAKDAQKQLTTELQELEEKYSECIEMLHEAQEELKNLRNRSVSAGTPRRYHPLGLFPMDSLAAEIEGTMRKELSLENPDNEDQRVRHKRVFETVKNINQSVRQRSPANSATNIPGSNQTLSSLSSPLSDSNSNTAAPDNRTQSILQETGSSDAAVDASEKRSGSEELKLALRRLSLRRQNCLSERLFFEGERGRRNRDPADCGDYSNRLVHSESIMSLGAWASRPYLPDKLQIVKPLEGSATLQHWQQLAQPNLGGILDARPGVVPKGYRPLELDLEEVYQYADYEEDEPGEHYFQNLPTTTTSICSVPPAHSLASSASPSPCLSTGHASIEFSMYFPGKCMAHTSSTYTFTTCKILHPSDELTRVTPSLNPVPTSSCVMSSSLRSTPAVTPCTPRRMSLSQSQSFTNLRDSTKTFSTSLGLVRLLQERGISAAVYQPQSWDRGSGGVLFSTSVLPPPPPDPHRPTTPPNSPTRHTPSPGSVVSDSDTSMPFSFKSPSYENFLASKPARSILKEVAGVSGDQAKDCESQTDVSMYNLNLVDKLKRLGLASPGASGATGGGIPRPSPLIGPLGGLRRAGSPFSPLNEGMRRNRSYPAMVGASMAMKGPGPQGDEMLLGPKLPKQTSLK
- the trak1b gene encoding trafficking kinesin-binding protein 1 isoform X1, with the translated sequence MHKTIGAEDFELEWCYEQYANVLCADRVGQMTKTYNDIDAVTRLLEEKERDLELAARIGQSLLKKNRVLSEQNEYLGEQVGTIREEVAQLHHELNLKDELLQFYTNAAEESEDGSGSPTGQQGRAGVSARSGSSLDILQQKLRDLEEENLSLRSEASHLKSETESYEEKEQQLVNDCVRELRQSSIQISSIAEELAKKTEDASRQQEEITHLLSQIVDLQKKAKTFAIENEELSQHLSAAKDAQKQLTTELQELEEKYSECIEMLHEAQEELKNLRNRSVSAGTPRRYHPLGLFPMDSLAAEIEGTMRKELSLENPDNEDQRVRHKRVFETVKNINQSVRQRSPANSATNIPGSNQTLSSLSSPLSDSNSNTAAPDNRTQSILQETGSSDAAVDASEKRSGSEELKLALRRLSLRRQNCLSERLFFEGERGRRNRDPADCGDYSNRLVHSESIMSLGAWASRPYLPDKLQIVKPLEGSATLQHWQQLAQPNLGGILDARPGVVPKGYRPLELDLEEVYQYADYEEDEPGEHYFQNLPTTTTSICSVPPAHSLASSASPSPCLSTGHASIEFSMYFPGKCMAHTSSTYTFTTCKILHPSDELTRVTPSLNPVPTSSCVMSSSLRSTPAVTPCTPRRMSLSQSQSFTNLRDSTKTFSTSLGLVRLLQERGISAAVYQPQSWDRGSGGVLFSTSVLPPPPPDPHRPTTPPNSPTRHTPSPGSVVSDSDTSMPFSFKSPSYENFLASKPARSILKEVAGVSGDQAKDCESQTDVSMYNLNLVDKLKRLGLASPGASGATGGGIPRPSPLIGPLGGLRRAGSPFSPLNEGMRRNRSYPAMVGASMAMKGPGPQGDEMLLGPKLPKQTSLK